In Halorussus limi, a genomic segment contains:
- a CDS encoding DUF7311 family protein has translation MLRLVLGVALAAALVAAVTPALDGARATRTERLAERELDRVAAAATTLAAEDAPGARRTLTVSLPARSPTSAPLAVVALGGVPDGELPEGDPSAVTDSAERDVFAFRVADAPRQVRRVGTDLRAVRDGAVAESDAAVLVLRGGKTYKVTLRLVPLDGRRTVVVSAEAR, from the coding sequence GTGCTACGGCTAGTCCTCGGCGTCGCGCTCGCTGCGGCGCTGGTCGCGGCGGTCACGCCCGCGCTCGACGGCGCGCGAGCGACCCGGACCGAACGCCTCGCCGAGCGCGAACTCGACCGGGTGGCCGCGGCCGCGACGACACTCGCCGCAGAAGACGCCCCGGGCGCGCGCCGGACGCTCACGGTGTCACTCCCGGCCCGGTCGCCGACGTCGGCCCCGTTGGCCGTCGTCGCGCTCGGCGGCGTTCCGGATGGCGAGTTGCCGGAGGGGGACCCGTCAGCGGTGACTGATTCGGCCGAACGCGACGTGTTCGCGTTCCGGGTCGCGGACGCCCCGCGGCAGGTCCGCCGGGTCGGGACCGACCTGCGTGCAGTCCGAGACGGCGCGGTGGCCGAGTCCGACGCGGCGGTGCTGGTCCTCCGGGGAGGTAAGACCTACAAGGTGACGCTCCGACTGGTTCCGCTCGACGGACGGCGGACGGTAGTCGTTTCGGCGGAAGCGCGTTGA
- a CDS encoding DUF7310 family coiled-coil domain-containing protein, with protein sequence MSESEALDRRLRAVERALTDDDSDLTDLRDSAELTREVEALSARLDAVDERLDELDGATQALRGYVGNVSAVNESVERRADAALAKAESLESEFDGDREDVAFDGDRTERDADGGRRRSAEHERPCECDSPRATPSRCAKADFEAEDGPRDSDKREADDRGLLARFAEML encoded by the coding sequence ATGTCCGAATCCGAGGCGCTCGACCGGCGACTCCGCGCCGTGGAGCGCGCCCTGACAGACGACGATAGCGACCTGACCGACCTCCGGGACTCCGCGGAACTGACCCGCGAGGTCGAAGCCCTGTCCGCGCGACTCGACGCGGTGGACGAGCGACTCGACGAACTCGACGGCGCGACGCAGGCGCTCCGCGGCTACGTCGGCAACGTCAGCGCCGTCAACGAGTCGGTCGAGCGTCGGGCCGACGCGGCGCTGGCGAAAGCCGAGTCGCTGGAGTCTGAGTTCGACGGCGACCGCGAAGACGTAGCGTTCGACGGCGACCGCACGGAACGCGATGCAGACGGCGGACGCCGGCGCTCGGCCGAACACGAGCGACCCTGCGAGTGCGACTCCCCGCGGGCCACGCCTTCGCGGTGCGCGAAGGCCGATTTCGAAGCCGAGGACGGACCACGCGATAGCGACAAACGGGAGGCCGACGACCGCGGCCTACTCGCTCGCTTCGCGGAGATGCTGTAG
- a CDS encoding tubulin/FtsZ family protein: MKVVLIGVGQAGGKLTQRLAQYDQKMGFGAVQGALAVNSAKADLRELDLDTVLVGQDRVKGHGVGGDNELGAEVMQSDATEVMDALDGRITAQAEAIFVVAGLGGGTGSGGVPVLARELNRVYQVPVYGLGVLPGRGEGAMYQANAGRSLKTLVREADATLLIDNDAWHTSGESMGEAFEKINQNIAQRVGLLFASGEAVEGVGESVVDSSEVINTLRSGGIATLGFASAAAAESAEENVNAVTSMTRKALLSNLSLPNAIEADSGLLVVAGQPESIPRKGVERARKWVEQETGSLQVRGGDFPLDSDRLAALILLGGVERSERVEEFLERAKEASKQTEEPDEDPAEKFHNDQLDDLI, encoded by the coding sequence ATGAAAGTCGTCCTGATTGGTGTCGGACAGGCCGGGGGGAAACTCACCCAGCGATTGGCCCAGTACGACCAGAAGATGGGTTTCGGTGCGGTACAGGGAGCGCTCGCGGTCAACTCCGCGAAGGCGGACCTCCGAGAGTTGGACCTCGACACGGTGCTGGTCGGACAGGACCGCGTGAAGGGTCACGGCGTCGGCGGTGACAACGAACTCGGTGCCGAGGTCATGCAGAGCGACGCGACCGAAGTGATGGACGCGCTCGACGGACGCATCACGGCGCAGGCCGAGGCTATCTTCGTCGTCGCGGGACTCGGCGGCGGCACGGGGTCGGGCGGCGTGCCCGTCCTCGCCCGCGAACTCAACCGCGTCTACCAAGTTCCGGTGTACGGACTGGGCGTCCTCCCCGGCCGCGGCGAGGGCGCGATGTATCAGGCCAACGCCGGGCGCTCGCTCAAGACCCTCGTCCGAGAAGCCGACGCGACCCTCCTCATCGACAACGACGCGTGGCACACCTCGGGCGAGAGCATGGGCGAGGCCTTCGAGAAGATAAACCAGAACATCGCCCAGCGCGTCGGTCTGCTGTTCGCGTCGGGCGAAGCGGTCGAGGGCGTCGGCGAGAGCGTCGTCGACTCCAGCGAGGTCATCAACACCCTCCGGTCGGGCGGCATCGCCACGCTCGGATTCGCCAGCGCGGCGGCCGCCGAGAGCGCCGAGGAGAACGTCAACGCCGTCACCTCCATGACTCGGAAGGCCCTCCTCAGCAACCTCAGCCTCCCCAACGCCATCGAGGCCGACTCCGGCCTCCTCGTGGTGGCCGGCCAACCCGAGTCCATCCCGCGGAAGGGCGTCGAGCGCGCCCGGAAGTGGGTCGAACAGGAGACCGGGAGTCTGCAGGTCCGGGGCGGCGACTTCCCGCTGGACAGCGACCGACTCGCGGCGCTCATCCTCCTCGGCGGCGTCGAACGCTCCGAGCGCGTCGAGGAGTTCCTCGAACGCGCGAAGGAGGCGAGCAAGCAGACCGAGGAACCCGACGAGGACCCGGCCGAGAAGTTCCACAACGACCAGCTAGACGACCTGATTTAG
- a CDS encoding alkaline phosphatase family protein: MGLFDKLRGDDKPRVAFFGIDGVPYSFLEDHFDEFEHLAALAEEGSSGAIDSIVPPESSACWPSLTTGVNPGNTGVYGFQDREVGSYDTYVPMGRDVQATRLWDRVHDAGRDATVMNVPVTFPPQRNVQRMVSGFLSPGIDKAAYPDELRDYLESIDYRLDTNPKLGHDEDKQEFIENAHATLDARYEAFKHYIQQDDWDLFFGVFMTTDRVNHFLFKHYEEDMEYKQEFLDFYEKVDRYLGEIRQNLPDDVTMMVASDHGFTSLDYEVHFNEWLRQEGWLSYEDDDHEGLGDISDDTEAYSLIPGRFYINLEGREPRGSVPESEYEQKRDQLKEALENLEGPEGRKVCDRVVEKEEAFHGDHEDIAPDLVAIPNHGFDLKAGFKGHDDVFGHGPRNGMHSFDNASLFVDDPDATIRDVNLYDIAPTILDLMEMEYDAGEFDGRSLV; encoded by the coding sequence ATGGGTCTCTTCGACAAGCTTCGTGGCGACGACAAGCCCCGCGTCGCCTTCTTCGGTATCGACGGCGTTCCGTACAGTTTCCTCGAGGACCACTTCGACGAGTTCGAGCATCTGGCTGCCCTCGCCGAGGAAGGTTCCTCGGGCGCGATAGACAGCATCGTTCCGCCCGAGTCCTCGGCGTGCTGGCCCTCCCTGACGACCGGGGTCAACCCCGGCAATACCGGCGTGTACGGGTTCCAAGACCGCGAGGTCGGCTCTTACGACACCTACGTCCCGATGGGTCGCGACGTGCAGGCGACTCGCCTCTGGGACCGCGTCCACGACGCCGGTCGGGACGCCACCGTGATGAACGTCCCCGTCACCTTCCCGCCCCAGCGCAACGTCCAGCGCATGGTTTCGGGCTTCCTCTCGCCGGGCATCGACAAGGCCGCGTACCCCGACGAACTGCGCGACTACCTCGAGTCCATCGACTACCGACTCGACACCAACCCGAAACTCGGCCACGACGAGGACAAACAGGAGTTCATCGAGAACGCCCACGCGACCCTCGACGCCCGCTACGAGGCGTTCAAACACTACATCCAGCAGGACGACTGGGACCTCTTCTTCGGCGTCTTCATGACGACCGACCGGGTGAACCACTTCCTGTTCAAACACTACGAGGAGGACATGGAGTACAAACAGGAGTTCCTCGACTTCTACGAGAAGGTCGACCGCTACCTCGGCGAGATTCGCCAGAACCTCCCCGACGACGTGACGATGATGGTCGCCTCCGACCACGGGTTCACCTCGCTCGACTACGAGGTCCACTTCAACGAGTGGCTCCGACAGGAGGGTTGGCTCTCCTACGAAGACGACGACCACGAGGGTCTGGGCGACATCAGTGACGACACGGAGGCCTACTCGCTGATTCCCGGCCGGTTCTATATCAACCTTGAGGGTCGCGAACCCCGCGGGAGCGTCCCCGAGAGCGAGTACGAACAGAAGCGCGACCAACTCAAGGAGGCGCTCGAGAACCTCGAAGGCCCCGAGGGCCGGAAGGTCTGCGACCGCGTGGTCGAGAAGGAGGAGGCGTTCCACGGCGACCACGAGGACATCGCGCCCGACCTCGTCGCCATCCCGAACCACGGCTTCGACCTCAAGGCCGGGTTCAAGGGTCACGACGACGTGTTCGGCCACGGACCCCGCAACGGAATGCACAGTTTCGACAACGCCTCGCTGTTCGTGGACGACCCCGACGCGACGATTCGGGACGTGAACCTCTACGACATCGCGCCGACGATTCTCGACCTGATGGAGATGGAGTACGACGCGGGCGAGTTCGACGGCCGGAGTCTGGTCTGA
- a CDS encoding DHH family phosphoesterase, which yields MALGSALGGAEMVVVAATLLFSGGLVLYAAQSVTDWRQEDEDEPVDALKQTVAGQNRIALVVPEGPSIDALAAAMGLQTLSTEWGVTAHLFAEGPVTGEDSKTFCNIFDLELSVIGDGADELTDADAAIAVGGGGGVPRLSNNPPVVAVVRHRPTAEENILTVTPTDDGATATTVTRLLEEEGVVPDQRVATALLHGVRAGTREFRRANGQHDYEAAGFLHAYADLGRIEDLRSPGMSGDTFDVISDAIANRERRASFAVTNVGSVPSVSALEEAADTMLRLEGVSTAAVFGIHEETIVVSCRAEDVRTNAFDILDSAFGTSETTGGNTDAATARVPLGLFAQVDSDHEETLDMLIDASTRKALFEAFESS from the coding sequence ATGGCTCTCGGGTCTGCGCTCGGCGGTGCAGAGATGGTCGTGGTAGCCGCGACGCTCCTGTTCTCGGGCGGTCTGGTTCTCTACGCTGCCCAGTCGGTCACAGATTGGCGACAGGAAGACGAGGACGAACCGGTCGACGCACTGAAGCAGACGGTCGCGGGGCAGAATCGCATCGCACTCGTGGTCCCCGAGGGGCCGAGTATCGACGCCCTCGCGGCCGCGATGGGCCTGCAGACGCTCTCGACCGAGTGGGGTGTCACCGCTCACCTCTTCGCGGAAGGGCCGGTCACGGGCGAGGACAGCAAGACGTTCTGTAACATCTTCGACCTCGAACTCTCGGTCATCGGCGACGGGGCCGACGAGTTGACCGACGCCGACGCGGCAATCGCGGTCGGGGGCGGCGGCGGGGTCCCGCGCCTCTCGAACAACCCGCCGGTCGTCGCGGTGGTCCGGCATCGACCGACCGCCGAGGAGAACATCCTGACCGTGACGCCGACCGACGACGGCGCGACCGCCACGACGGTCACGCGCCTGCTGGAGGAGGAGGGCGTCGTGCCCGACCAGCGGGTCGCCACCGCGCTCCTCCACGGCGTCCGGGCCGGGACCCGCGAGTTCCGCCGGGCGAACGGCCAGCACGACTACGAGGCCGCCGGATTCCTCCACGCCTACGCCGACCTCGGACGCATCGAGGACCTCCGGTCGCCCGGCATGAGCGGCGACACCTTCGACGTCATCAGCGACGCCATCGCCAACCGCGAGCGCCGGGCGAGTTTCGCGGTGACGAACGTCGGGTCGGTGCCTTCGGTCTCCGCGCTCGAAGAGGCCGCCGACACGATGCTCCGACTGGAGGGCGTCTCGACCGCCGCCGTCTTCGGCATCCACGAGGAGACCATCGTCGTCTCCTGCCGGGCCGAGGACGTGCGGACCAACGCCTTCGACATCCTCGACTCGGCGTTCGGCACGAGCGAGACGACCGGCGGTAACACCGACGCCGCCACCGCGCGGGTGCCTCTCGGCCTGTTCGCGCAGGTGGACAGCGACCACGAGGAGACCCTCGACATGCTCATCGACGCCAGCACCCGGAAGGCGCTGTTCGAGGCGTTCGAGAGTTCGTAA
- a CDS encoding inorganic diphosphatase, giving the protein MANLWEDLETGPNPPEEIYAVVECLKGERNKYEYDKDIPGVVLDRVLHSNVHYPSDYGFIPQSYYDDEDPFDVLVLVEDQTFPGCVVEARPVALMKMDDDGEKDDKVIAVPSEDPRYDDVQDVDDLTDQQKDEISEFFETYKNLEAGKQTETLGWEDKESAKDAIEHAMDLYEEHFA; this is encoded by the coding sequence ATGGCTAATCTCTGGGAAGACTTGGAGACCGGACCGAACCCGCCCGAGGAAATCTACGCCGTCGTGGAGTGTCTCAAAGGCGAGCGAAACAAGTACGAGTACGACAAGGACATCCCCGGCGTCGTCCTCGACCGCGTCCTCCACAGCAACGTCCACTACCCGAGCGACTACGGGTTCATCCCGCAATCGTACTACGACGACGAGGACCCCTTCGACGTGCTGGTCCTCGTCGAAGACCAGACGTTCCCCGGCTGCGTCGTCGAGGCCCGTCCGGTCGCGCTGATGAAGATGGACGACGACGGCGAAAAGGACGACAAGGTCATCGCCGTCCCCTCGGAAGACCCGCGCTACGACGACGTGCAGGACGTCGACGACCTCACCGACCAGCAGAAAGACGAGATTTCCGAGTTCTTCGAGACCTACAAGAACCTCGAAGCCGGCAAGCAGACCGAGACCCTCGGTTGGGAGGACAAAGAGTCGGCGAAGGACGCCATCGAACACGCGATGGACCTCTACGAGGAACACTTCGCCTGA
- a CDS encoding PadR family transcriptional regulator, translated as MSEAQTLTETSTARNLTAFQKNILTILSEEPMYGLAIKRELEDYYGEEVNHGRLYPNLDTLVEKGYVEKSELDKRTNQYELTDEGLAVVVDLLQWTLSKFVTDEDRSEQIRDLVADNE; from the coding sequence ATGTCAGAGGCACAGACACTCACAGAGACGAGTACAGCACGCAACCTCACCGCCTTCCAGAAGAATATCCTGACCATCCTCTCCGAAGAGCCGATGTACGGACTCGCCATCAAGCGCGAGTTGGAGGACTACTACGGTGAGGAAGTCAATCACGGTCGCCTGTACCCCAACCTCGACACGCTGGTCGAGAAGGGGTACGTCGAGAAGAGTGAACTCGACAAGCGGACCAACCAGTACGAACTGACCGACGAGGGTCTCGCGGTCGTCGTCGACCTCCTCCAGTGGACGCTCTCGAAGTTCGTCACGGACGAGGACCGGTCCGAGCAGATTCGCGACCTCGTCGCGGACAACGAGTAG
- a CDS encoding DUF7108 family protein, whose amino-acid sequence MPETHPSDDATENGDEPDDGQLPRETVERAERLTRLAREAVDDDEADAYREERSELLADHEFRARVREEDTGETLVLHPDEWVEDGMIRTERIEDTDRAVEVSLSGPGDPDEWESVEEHNRDIAARVRSAHGEVHGDNAAAFADFMGNHYARPVESATGGEVEEFLSEYFPRNAWPTEEQRAVVEESIDLVFEVADE is encoded by the coding sequence ATGCCTGAGACCCACCCTTCTGACGACGCTACCGAGAACGGCGACGAACCGGACGACGGCCAACTCCCGAGAGAGACGGTCGAGCGCGCCGAGCGCCTGACGCGACTCGCGCGCGAGGCCGTGGACGACGACGAGGCCGACGCCTACCGCGAGGAGCGAAGCGAACTGCTCGCCGACCACGAGTTCAGAGCGCGGGTCCGCGAGGAGGACACCGGCGAGACGCTGGTCCTCCATCCCGACGAGTGGGTCGAAGACGGAATGATTCGGACCGAGCGCATCGAGGACACCGACCGCGCCGTCGAGGTGTCGCTGTCCGGGCCGGGCGACCCCGACGAGTGGGAGTCTGTCGAGGAACACAACCGCGACATCGCCGCGCGCGTCCGGTCGGCCCACGGCGAAGTTCACGGCGACAACGCCGCCGCGTTCGCCGACTTCATGGGCAACCACTACGCTCGCCCGGTCGAGTCGGCGACCGGCGGCGAGGTAGAGGAGTTCCTCTCGGAGTACTTCCCGCGGAACGCGTGGCCGACCGAAGAACAACGCGCGGTAGTTGAAGAATCCATCGACCTCGTGTTCGAGGTCGCCGACGAATAG
- the rnhA gene encoding ribonuclease HI encodes MPVIECDVDAAREKLVEAGVEVSAGNSDHEEWRADYGDANAVAYDDKVVIQGANPQDIETLLREEGGHAYLYFDGASRGNPGPASVGWVIVTSDGIAAEGGETIGRATNNQAEYEALIRVLRAARDYGFDSVEVKGDSELIVKQVTGAWNTNDPELRERRVTVRELLADFDDWELSHVPREINERADKLANEALDDA; translated from the coding sequence ATGCCCGTCATCGAGTGCGACGTGGACGCCGCGCGGGAGAAACTTGTCGAAGCAGGCGTCGAGGTTTCGGCGGGCAACTCCGACCACGAGGAGTGGCGCGCGGATTACGGCGACGCCAACGCGGTCGCCTACGACGACAAGGTCGTAATTCAGGGCGCGAACCCGCAGGACATCGAGACGCTCCTGCGCGAGGAGGGTGGCCACGCCTACCTCTACTTCGACGGCGCGAGCAGGGGGAATCCGGGGCCCGCGTCGGTCGGGTGGGTCATCGTCACCAGCGACGGCATCGCCGCAGAAGGCGGCGAGACCATCGGTCGCGCGACGAACAATCAGGCCGAGTACGAGGCGCTGATTCGAGTACTCCGGGCCGCCCGCGACTACGGATTCGACTCGGTCGAGGTGAAAGGCGACTCCGAACTCATCGTCAAGCAAGTCACGGGCGCGTGGAACACCAACGACCCGGAACTCCGCGAGCGCCGCGTGACCGTCCGGGAACTGCTCGCCGACTTCGACGACTGGGAGTTGAGCCACGTCCCGAGAGAGATAAACGAGCGCGCCGACAAACTGGCCAACGAGGCCCTCGACGATGCCTGA
- a CDS encoding transcription initiation factor IIB has translation MTRSTRQRERQAEAEQTEDESEGVRECPECESDNLVKSSDRAELVCEDCGLVVEEEQIDPGPEWRAFNHQERQEKSRVGAPTTQTMHDKGLTTTIDWKDKDAYGRSISSKKRSQMHRLRKWQERIRTKDAGERNLQFALSEIDRMASALGVPRSVREVASVIYRRALKEDLIRGRSIEGVATSALYAACRKEGIPRSLEEISEVSRVERKEIGRTYRYISQELGLEMKPVDPKKYVPRFCSELELSEEVQTKANEIIETTAEEGLLSGKSPTGYAAAAIYAASLLCNEKKTQREVADVAQVTEVTIRNRYQEQIEAMGIHS, from the coding sequence ATGACACGGTCCACTCGCCAGCGGGAGCGCCAAGCCGAGGCGGAGCAAACCGAGGACGAATCAGAGGGTGTACGGGAATGTCCCGAATGCGAATCTGATAACCTCGTCAAGAGTTCCGACAGGGCGGAACTCGTGTGTGAAGACTGCGGCCTCGTCGTCGAGGAGGAGCAGATCGACCCCGGTCCTGAGTGGCGCGCGTTCAACCACCAGGAGCGCCAGGAGAAGTCGCGCGTCGGTGCCCCGACCACGCAGACGATGCACGACAAGGGCCTGACGACGACCATCGACTGGAAGGACAAGGACGCTTACGGTCGGTCCATCTCCTCGAAGAAGCGAAGCCAGATGCACCGCCTGCGCAAGTGGCAGGAGCGCATCCGCACGAAGGACGCGGGTGAACGCAACCTCCAGTTCGCGCTCAGCGAAATCGACCGCATGGCCTCGGCGCTCGGCGTCCCGCGGTCGGTCCGGGAGGTGGCGAGCGTCATCTACCGGCGCGCGTTGAAGGAGGACCTCATCCGAGGGCGTTCCATCGAGGGCGTCGCCACCTCCGCGCTCTACGCTGCCTGTCGAAAGGAGGGCATCCCGCGAAGCCTCGAAGAAATCTCGGAAGTATCGCGCGTCGAACGAAAGGAAATCGGTCGAACCTACCGCTACATCTCTCAAGAACTCGGCTTGGAGATGAAACCGGTCGACCCCAAGAAGTACGTCCCGCGGTTCTGTTCTGAACTCGAACTCAGCGAGGAGGTCCAGACCAAGGCCAACGAAATCATCGAGACGACGGCCGAGGAGGGCCTGCTCTCGGGCAAGTCCCCGACGGGTTACGCGGCCGCGGCCATCTACGCCGCGTCGCTGCTCTGCAACGAGAAGAAGACCCAGCGCGAGGTCGCCGACGTGGCGCAGGTGACGGAAGTCACCATCCGCAACCGGTATCAGGAACAGATCGAGGCGATGGGCATCCACAGCTAA
- the nreA gene encoding DNA repair protein NreA, with the protein MRLDEYIEGLGPDEADRKRRLAEEKSYEILDYVEQVEDRFSEVTQGDSLFGSTSPSVFVGRSNYPNVSTGILSPVGEEERAADFATSSEWYEQGLDIDNVLQYRTGLLNSNHSADVDDVNDAWDGFVGTQREVAIADRPVDVEIGLSNSLDLDLDVDDVTTPTGPSARATSADLAENPHVPRPVKKTLEDDDWQAQGAMTYLYRRGFDVYDINDILSAGALGRGQNRRLVPTRWSITAVDDTIGQYLRGQIRDRQSIDETQVWVNEYMGNRYWVVLTPGQWEYELVEMKAPGSIWNQDPTGETWMGSAHEGYEGRTGYVDETAGAYYASRLAVLEHLESVGRQAKCLVLREVSDDYWAPVGVWQIRESVRNAFEGEFGEAETFHGAVREIAPQLPVSLADLRRKSHMLSGLQANLADFS; encoded by the coding sequence ATGCGTCTCGACGAGTACATCGAGGGACTCGGCCCGGACGAGGCCGACCGCAAGCGCCGACTCGCCGAGGAGAAGTCCTACGAGATTCTCGACTACGTCGAACAGGTCGAGGACCGCTTCTCCGAGGTCACGCAGGGCGACTCGCTGTTCGGTAGCACCTCGCCCTCGGTGTTCGTCGGGCGGTCGAACTACCCCAACGTCTCGACCGGCATCCTCTCGCCGGTCGGCGAGGAGGAGCGCGCGGCCGACTTCGCCACGAGCAGCGAGTGGTACGAGCAGGGCCTCGACATCGACAACGTCCTCCAGTACCGGACAGGCCTGCTGAACTCCAACCACTCGGCCGACGTGGACGACGTGAACGACGCGTGGGACGGGTTCGTCGGCACTCAGCGCGAGGTCGCCATCGCCGACCGACCGGTGGACGTGGAAATCGGCCTCTCGAACTCGCTGGACCTCGATTTGGACGTGGACGACGTGACAACTCCGACCGGCCCCTCGGCGCGGGCGACTTCCGCGGACCTCGCGGAGAACCCCCACGTCCCCCGGCCGGTCAAGAAGACCCTCGAAGACGACGACTGGCAGGCGCAGGGCGCGATGACCTACCTCTACCGCCGGGGCTTCGACGTCTACGACATCAACGACATCCTCTCGGCGGGTGCACTCGGTCGGGGACAGAACCGCCGACTCGTGCCGACCCGGTGGTCCATCACCGCGGTCGACGACACCATCGGCCAGTATCTCCGGGGCCAGATTCGGGACCGCCAGAGCATCGACGAGACTCAGGTCTGGGTCAACGAGTACATGGGCAACCGTTACTGGGTCGTCCTGACGCCCGGCCAGTGGGAGTACGAACTCGTGGAGATGAAGGCGCCGGGCAGCATCTGGAATCAGGACCCCACCGGCGAGACGTGGATGGGGAGCGCCCACGAGGGCTACGAGGGTCGGACCGGGTACGTCGACGAGACCGCCGGGGCCTACTACGCGTCCCGACTCGCGGTCCTCGAACACCTCGAATCGGTCGGTCGGCAGGCCAAGTGCCTCGTCCTCCGGGAGGTCTCGGACGACTACTGGGCGCCGGTCGGCGTCTGGCAGATTCGCGAGAGCGTCCGCAACGCCTTCGAGGGTGAGTTCGGCGAGGCAGAGACGTTCCACGGGGCAGTCCGCGAAATCGCCCCACAGCTACCGGTCTCGCTCGCCGACCTCCGGCGCAAGTCCCACATGCTCTCGGGCCTGCAGGCGAACCTCGCGGACTTCTCCTGA
- a CDS encoding DUF302 domain-containing protein → MTLPIDPTALDGEDIGEKRATLEMDHEQAVEHVREAFTDAGFGVPEEFSPSELLNEKVEDADHDHYYVLGACNPNMADRALGASDNRIGALFPCNVVIWQEEPGRQTVYHVSIMRIARLVGMAPDNEEWEDIVTETGELVEEAWANLETA, encoded by the coding sequence ATGACTCTTCCAATCGACCCCACGGCACTCGACGGCGAAGACATCGGCGAGAAGCGCGCGACCCTGGAGATGGACCACGAGCAAGCGGTCGAACACGTCCGCGAGGCGTTCACCGACGCCGGGTTCGGCGTCCCCGAAGAGTTCTCGCCATCGGAACTCCTCAACGAGAAAGTCGAGGACGCGGACCACGACCACTACTACGTGCTCGGCGCGTGCAATCCCAACATGGCCGACCGGGCGCTCGGCGCCAGCGACAACCGCATCGGCGCGCTGTTCCCGTGTAACGTCGTTATCTGGCAGGAGGAACCCGGCAGACAGACTGTCTACCACGTCAGCATCATGCGAATCGCTCGGTTGGTCGGAATGGCCCCCGACAACGAGGAGTGGGAGGACATCGTGACCGAGACGGGCGAACTGGTCGAAGAAGCGTGGGCGAACCTCGAGACGGCCTGA
- a CDS encoding CPBP family intramembrane glutamic endopeptidase yields MAWDVRGLNERLVRDTVVYILAPLALAVRHGRHLGYRVDRTAVRNTVLLSLFVLPFYVVGSSLPTIRAYYPMWETSPALAQFLPHAVMQFVIALAAETYYRGLLCVGVREIGFKSVFISPVVYAFHHLYKPPIELALSGPTDVLFGAVDYKSNSILPSVVAHGVGLALLDWLVLHPPLLAPERVIRWLQWLPIPL; encoded by the coding sequence ATGGCGTGGGACGTGCGCGGACTGAACGAGCGACTCGTCCGGGACACCGTCGTCTACATTCTCGCTCCGCTCGCGCTGGCGGTCCGGCACGGCCGCCACCTCGGGTATCGTGTGGACCGCACCGCGGTTCGCAACACCGTCCTGCTCTCGCTGTTCGTCCTCCCGTTCTACGTCGTCGGGTCGTCGCTCCCGACGATTCGGGCGTACTATCCGATGTGGGAGACCAGCCCCGCGCTCGCGCAGTTCCTCCCGCACGCGGTGATGCAGTTCGTCATCGCGCTCGCCGCAGAGACGTACTACCGTGGCCTGCTCTGCGTCGGCGTGCGCGAAATCGGGTTCAAGAGCGTCTTCATCAGCCCGGTCGTGTACGCGTTCCATCACCTCTACAAGCCGCCCATCGAACTCGCGCTGTCGGGACCGACCGACGTGTTGTTCGGCGCGGTGGACTACAAGAGCAACTCCATCCTGCCGTCGGTCGTCGCCCACGGCGTCGGACTGGCCCTGTTGGACTGGCTGGTTCTCCACCCGCCGCTGTTGGCTCCCGAGCGAGTAATTCGGTGGCTTCAGTGGCTCCCGATTCCGCTCTGA
- a CDS encoding DUF5789 family protein, whose translation MADDNEEEAEPAVELGDGEPVEGAPLARVASRLHWPVQKSEILRKEEGVTVRTPDGPRKLADLLERVDESYFQSRQEFLELVRDATGTGPVPTASE comes from the coding sequence ATGGCTGACGACAACGAGGAAGAAGCAGAGCCTGCCGTCGAACTCGGCGACGGCGAACCCGTCGAGGGTGCGCCGCTCGCTCGCGTCGCCTCGCGCCTCCACTGGCCGGTCCAGAAGAGCGAAATCCTCCGGAAGGAGGAGGGCGTGACCGTTCGGACGCCCGACGGTCCGCGCAAACTGGCCGACCTGCTCGAACGGGTCGACGAGAGCTACTTCCAGAGTCGCCAGGAGTTCCTCGAACTGGTCCGCGACGCGACCGGCACCGGCCCGGTCCCGACCGCGAGCGAGTAG